In Drosophila suzukii chromosome Y, CBGP_Dsuzu_IsoJpt1.0, whole genome shotgun sequence, the following proteins share a genomic window:
- the LOC139353644 gene encoding uncharacterized protein isoform X1 has translation MPKGNRFVKLYIEHLHYANCHAGPRALVGLLRQTIWLINARRECSAVVRRCTHCFRYKPRLMSQIMGNLPLDRVRISRPFRISGVDLFGPIRVSLGVRGKAALKIFVGRRGPLDRLYCDNATNFVGSSRLLQEMASDVRSTLGTYGVHHQVEFVFIPPRSPHFGGLWEAAVKSAKHLFLRAVGNALLKEDEVQTTLVEVEAVLNSRPLVADSSNPNDGEAITPAHFLVGTTLAALPPGSAPPHPDDDLTHLQRWQLISAIKRRFWRDWSRDYIAGLQQRVKWTKESANLLPGTIVVIKEDNLPP, from the exons ATGCCTAAAGGGAATCGTTTTGTCAAATTGTACATCGAGCACCTGCACTATGCTAATTGCCATGCAGGACCACGAGCCCTAGTCGGCCTGCTTCGGCAGACAATTTGGTTGATCAATGCACGACGCGAGTGCAGTGCTGTTGTGCGCCGATGCACGCACTGCTTCCGGTATAAGCCACGGTTAATGTCGCAAATAATGGGAAATCTGCCTCTTGACCGTGTCAGAATCAGTCGACCCTTTAGAATAAGCGGAGTCGATCTCTTCGGTCCAATCCGAGTGTCGCTAGGAGTGCGGGGCAAGGCAGCGTTAAAAAT ATTTGTTGGGCGGCGCGGCCCGCTCGATCGACTCTACTGCGACAATGCAACCAATTTTGTTGGTTCCTCACGGCTGCTTCAGGAGATGGCCTCCGATGTCCGCAGCACACTGGGAACGTACGGCGTCCATCACCAGGTTGAGTTCGTCTTCATTCCGCCCCGGTCGCCTCATTTCGGGGGCCTATGGGAGGCCGCCGTCAAGTCCGCCAAACACCTCTTTTTGAGGGCCGTCGGAAACGCCTTGCTGAAGGAGGACGAAGTCCAGACGACCCTGGTTGAAGTGGAAGCAGTGCTTAACTCGCGTCCGCTAGTAGCTGACAGCAGCAACCCTAACGACGGAGAGGCTATTACTCCAGCCCACTTTCTGGTAGGCACCACGCTCGCTGCTCTACCCCCAGGATCGGCACCTCCTCATCCGGACGACGACCTAACTCATCTACAACGCTGGCAGCTTATATCAGCCATCAAGCGACGGTTTTGGCGAGACTGGTCCCGTGACTACATAGCTGGGCTGCAGCAAAGAGTTAAGTGGACAAAGGAATCGGCCAACCTTCTACCAGGAACCATCGTCGTCATCAAAGAGGACAATTTACCGCCCTAG
- the LOC139353644 gene encoding uncharacterized protein isoform X2, whose amino-acid sequence MASDVRSTLGTYGVHHQVEFVFIPPRSPHFGGLWEAAVKSAKHLFLRAVGNALLKEDEVQTTLVEVEAVLNSRPLVADSSNPNDGEAITPAHFLVGTTLAALPPGSAPPHPDDDLTHLQRWQLISAIKRRFWRDWSRDYIAGLQQRVKWTKESANLLPGTIVVIKEDNLPP is encoded by the coding sequence ATGGCCTCCGATGTCCGCAGCACACTGGGAACGTACGGCGTCCATCACCAGGTTGAGTTCGTCTTCATTCCGCCCCGGTCGCCTCATTTCGGGGGCCTATGGGAGGCCGCCGTCAAGTCCGCCAAACACCTCTTTTTGAGGGCCGTCGGAAACGCCTTGCTGAAGGAGGACGAAGTCCAGACGACCCTGGTTGAAGTGGAAGCAGTGCTTAACTCGCGTCCGCTAGTAGCTGACAGCAGCAACCCTAACGACGGAGAGGCTATTACTCCAGCCCACTTTCTGGTAGGCACCACGCTCGCTGCTCTACCCCCAGGATCGGCACCTCCTCATCCGGACGACGACCTAACTCATCTACAACGCTGGCAGCTTATATCAGCCATCAAGCGACGGTTTTGGCGAGACTGGTCCCGTGACTACATAGCTGGGCTGCAGCAAAGAGTTAAGTGGACAAAGGAATCGGCCAACCTTCTACCAGGAACCATCGTCGTCATCAAAGAGGACAATTTACCGCCCTAG